The following are from one region of the Stanieria cyanosphaera PCC 7437 genome:
- a CDS encoding class I SAM-dependent methyltransferase: protein MTATSTTNQLGLASRLVNGILAIKPLANFAKYRARKMMIDRAEALGVPWRENVRQLSQRNWDAEIAAITNPQLQYPDYYLRSFHAYEQGNLSWEAAWEVESAAYAVHSTIWSGKSANGDPQLRQSYHQVIQAQSIQPQDILDIGCSVGMSTMALQEIYPQAQLTGVDLSPYFLAVAQYRCQKQPNKEIKWLHAAAEATGLTEASFDLVSACLLFHELPQTAAQAIITEARRLLRPGGYLTIMDMNPQSEVYKKMPPYVLTLLKSTEPYLDQYFSLDISQTLVDQGFNVPKIIPNSPRHRTIVAQVAN from the coding sequence ATGACTGCTACTTCAACCACAAACCAATTAGGTTTAGCCTCACGCTTAGTTAATGGAATCTTGGCAATCAAACCATTAGCAAATTTTGCCAAATATCGAGCTAGAAAAATGATGATCGATAGAGCCGAAGCTCTCGGTGTACCTTGGCGAGAAAATGTTCGACAATTAAGTCAGCGTAATTGGGACGCAGAAATAGCTGCCATAACTAATCCTCAATTACAATATCCTGATTATTATTTGCGTTCTTTCCATGCTTATGAACAAGGGAATCTCAGTTGGGAAGCAGCTTGGGAAGTCGAATCAGCAGCTTATGCAGTTCATTCGACAATCTGGTCAGGTAAAAGTGCAAATGGTGATCCTCAATTACGCCAAAGCTATCATCAAGTCATACAAGCGCAATCAATTCAACCTCAAGATATTCTTGACATTGGTTGTAGCGTAGGAATGAGTACGATGGCTCTTCAAGAGATTTATCCTCAAGCTCAACTAACTGGAGTTGATTTATCACCCTATTTTTTGGCTGTTGCTCAGTATCGTTGCCAAAAACAGCCAAATAAAGAGATTAAATGGCTACACGCTGCTGCGGAAGCGACTGGTTTAACTGAGGCTTCCTTTGATTTAGTTTCTGCCTGTTTATTGTTCCACGAACTGCCTCAAACAGCAGCACAAGCAATTATCACCGAAGCTCGTCGTCTACTTCGTCCAGGAGGATATTTGACCATTATGGATATGAATCCTCAATCGGAGGTGTATAAAAAAATGCCTCCCTATGTCCTTACTTTACTCAAAAGTACTGAACCATATTTGGATCAATATTTTAGTTTAGATATTTCTCAAACTCTAGTTGATCAAGGTTTTAATGTGCCTAAGATCATTCCTAATAGTCCTCGTCATCGCACAATTGTGGCTCAAGTTGCTAATTAA
- a CDS encoding response regulator: protein MNSSGNQTKESPLNNQVDRIRILIVDDQKMIREGLKALIKTEEDFEVVGTAEDGEDAIKQVESLQPNIVLMDMEMPGLDGMGATQVICEQFPDIKVLVLSTYDNQEYVARSLGAGAMGYLLKGTPAKELTEAIRSVYRGYAQIGPGAFQKILPLTPKSFSDSASATASDVTSGSAVNGNGKLVATMAKENRSASALAVKNSSSLAERKFEETVVLRQSPRWSRAIIWSIIGVTTFAVIWASVAKIEQVVPARGQLKPIGKVKEIQVPTNGVVEEVEVEEGQKVKKGDLLLTLDETTSQAQLESEKNIRQSLLQENKFYRALMNGEITGNTVENTIASLNIPREVAFLARNRGELLSENQLFLSQLGADSGNLSAEQLARLNAAQTELQSRIASARLEAEQLEKQLNQNQVQLADARAKLATAKQVLAEIEQRNRDAIAQAEESLKIERNILKSVEPLSQQGALSQFQVETQRQKVNDRYKSLIEQRSTGTIERDRAKQEIQTASADIERLQEEEQRLRLDITQAREQLLNTTSLSEREIRDKMAENNQRIAEIDTQLNKSIVENDKRIAELNSQISGTEQTLKYQALYAPVGGTVFDLKAYPGYVPPAGQNAEPILKIVPDDQLIGEVFITTNDIGFVQKGMITDVRIDTFPFSEFGDVKGTVSSIGSDALEPDQTYDYFRFPAKIELERQDFTIKGKNIPLQSGMSISANIKINENRTVLSLFTEQFFVGLDKFKQVR, encoded by the coding sequence ATGAATTCATCTGGCAATCAGACTAAAGAAAGCCCTCTTAATAATCAAGTAGACAGGATTCGTATCCTGATTGTAGACGATCAAAAAATGATTAGGGAGGGACTCAAAGCTTTAATTAAGACAGAAGAAGACTTTGAGGTAGTAGGAACAGCAGAAGATGGAGAGGATGCCATTAAACAGGTAGAAAGTCTCCAACCTAATATCGTTTTGATGGATATGGAAATGCCTGGACTTGATGGCATGGGTGCTACTCAAGTAATCTGCGAACAGTTTCCTGATATTAAGGTTTTGGTGTTAAGTACTTATGATAATCAAGAATATGTAGCTCGTTCTTTAGGTGCAGGAGCAATGGGTTATTTACTTAAGGGAACTCCTGCCAAAGAACTTACTGAAGCAATTAGATCTGTATATCGTGGTTATGCTCAAATTGGACCTGGAGCGTTTCAGAAAATTTTACCATTAACGCCCAAGAGCTTTTCAGATTCGGCTTCTGCTACTGCATCAGATGTAACGTCAGGGTCAGCAGTCAATGGCAATGGTAAACTAGTAGCTACTATGGCTAAAGAGAATCGTTCTGCCTCAGCTTTAGCAGTTAAAAATAGTTCCAGTTTGGCTGAGCGTAAATTTGAGGAAACGGTTGTGCTACGGCAATCTCCTCGATGGTCGCGAGCTATTATTTGGTCTATTATTGGCGTAACGACTTTTGCTGTAATTTGGGCTTCAGTGGCTAAAATTGAGCAAGTAGTTCCTGCTCGAGGACAACTTAAACCGATTGGTAAAGTAAAAGAAATACAAGTTCCTACTAATGGTGTAGTTGAAGAAGTTGAAGTTGAAGAGGGACAAAAGGTTAAAAAAGGCGACCTATTACTTACTTTAGATGAAACTACTTCTCAAGCCCAACTAGAATCAGAAAAAAATATTCGTCAGTCTTTGTTACAAGAAAATAAATTCTATCGGGCTTTGATGAATGGGGAAATAACAGGAAACACCGTTGAAAATACGATCGCATCTTTGAATATTCCTAGAGAAGTTGCTTTTTTAGCACGCAATCGAGGAGAATTACTCTCAGAAAACCAATTATTTCTTTCTCAGCTTGGTGCAGATAGTGGAAACTTATCGGCAGAACAATTAGCTCGTTTAAATGCAGCACAAACCGAGCTTCAATCTCGTATCGCATCAGCTAGATTAGAAGCAGAACAACTAGAGAAACAACTCAATCAAAATCAGGTACAACTTGCTGATGCTCGTGCCAAATTAGCTACAGCTAAACAGGTATTAGCCGAAATTGAACAACGCAATCGAGATGCGATCGCTCAAGCCGAAGAAAGTTTAAAAATTGAACGTAATATTCTCAAATCTGTTGAACCGTTATCTCAACAAGGAGCTTTATCCCAATTTCAGGTAGAAACACAGCGACAAAAAGTTAATGATCGTTATAAATCTTTGATTGAACAAAGGTCTACTGGAACAATTGAACGCGATCGCGCTAAACAAGAAATACAAACTGCTTCAGCAGATATCGAAAGATTACAAGAAGAAGAACAACGATTACGTCTCGACATCACTCAAGCTAGAGAGCAATTACTTAATACTACTTCTTTGTCGGAACGAGAGATTCGGGACAAAATGGCAGAGAATAATCAGCGAATTGCCGAAATTGACACTCAGTTGAACAAAAGCATTGTTGAAAATGACAAACGAATTGCTGAATTGAATAGTCAAATCAGTGGTACTGAACAAACTCTTAAATATCAAGCTTTGTATGCTCCTGTAGGAGGTACAGTTTTTGACCTCAAAGCCTATCCTGGTTATGTACCACCAGCAGGACAAAACGCAGAGCCAATTTTAAAAATTGTACCTGATGATCAGTTGATTGGAGAAGTTTTTATTACTACTAATGATATTGGTTTTGTGCAGAAAGGAATGATTACCGATGTTAGAATCGATACTTTTCCTTTTAGTGAATTTGGAGATGTCAAAGGCACAGTAAGTTCGATCGGCTCAGATGCTTTAGAACCAGATCAAACCTACGATTATTTCCGTTTTCCTGCCAAAATTGAATTAGAAAGACAAGATTTTACAATTAAAGGTAAAAATATTCCTTTACAATCAGGTATGTCTATTAGTGCAAATATAAAAATTAATGAAAATCGGACTGTGTTGAGCTTGTTTACAGAACAATTTTTTGTTGGTTTGGACAAATTCAAACAAGTTCGATAA